Part of the Streptomyces sp. f51 genome is shown below.
ACTTCCGCTGCTGGGACTGCGAGCGGACGTGGACGATCGCGGACGGCCTGGCGGAGCACCCGGACGGCGCGCACCCCCCACACCGTCCTGCTCCGGCCCCGACGGACTCCGACCAGTCGGCTCCCGGGGCGCGATCAGCGGCGACCGGGCGAACCGGCCGAGCGGCGACCCGGTTCCGGCAGGAAGGGAACACGGTGGTCGCGGCCGACGGCACCCCCTGGGGCCGTATTTCGGTGTTCTCGGATTCCGCGCCCGGTTCGTCCGGAGGCGTAGACGCCCTGGCGGTGGTCTCCCGCCCCGGTCGGCCGACCCTCGTCGGCGGCGGCGGGGCCAAGGGCGTGGTGTGCCTGTGGGACGTGGCCGACGGCCGACTCGTCCACGACCCGCTGCCAGGACATCCTGACGCCGTCCGCTCGATGACGACCCTGCCCCTGCCCGACGGCCGCGTCCTGCTGGCGAGCGGAAGCGACAGCGGGACGATCGCCGTGTGGAATCCCCTCACCGGGCGTGCAGTTCGCGAACCGGCCGGCGACCGGCCCGGCGGGGTGACCGCGATGTGCACCGCCGTCGTCCCCGACGGCCGCACCCTGCTCGTCACCGCCACCCCCAAAGGCGCCGTCCGGATGTGGGAACCGGACACCGGCGAGTGCGTCAAACACCTCAACCCGTACGGCAGTCCGATCCGGTCGGTCACCGCCGTCCCGATCTCCGCCCACCACACGCTGATCGTGGCCTCGGACAGCGCGGGCCGCGTGCACGTGTGGGATCCAGCCGTCGACGACCCCTGGGACCGCGGCGCGGCCGTGCAACTGAACGCACGCGCGCTCGCCGACGCCGGCCATCGGGCGGCGGCCGTGGAGGCCGTCCCGACATCCGACCGAGCCATGCTGGCCACGGCGGACGACCTCGGCGTCGTCATGCTCTGGGATCCCGCCACCGGTGCCCCGGCCGGCGAGGCCCTGCCCAGTTCCACAGGCACCGCAGGCCCGCCGCTCATCACCGCCGCCACCCTCCAAGGAGGCCCCACGGTCCTGGTGACCGGCAAGCGTCACGGTCACCGGCTGCGGGTGTGGGAACCGGAGACCGGCGCGGTGCGGCACATCGCCCTGGACGTGTCGCTCACCTGCCTGGCCGCCGCGGGCGCGGACCTGATCGTCGGACATGACCGCGGAGTCCTCGGTCTCCCGCTGACCCGGCGAACGCCAGAGGGCGGACTGTGCCGTGCGGGGAGGGGAAGCCATGACTGATGTCGAGGCGAGCGGCAGAACGCTGTGGAGAGGGAGATCCACGCGACACCGGCGATCGCCGACGGCACCGTGTACGCGGGCAGCCACGACGGGCGCCTGTGGGCGGTGGACGCGGCCACCGGCGAGACACACTGGAAGGTCAGGACCACCGATCCGGTGCACTCCACGCCGTTGGTGAGCGGCGGCAGGGTGTACATCGACAGCCTCGACGAGCACCTCTACGCCGTACGGGCCCACCGGCAGGGTGAAGCACCCGCCGACAGCCACCGCGCCACACTCGCCCGTCCGGCACCGACGAACGCCCAGGGGCGATCCAGCTCCGCCCGGATCGCCGGCACACTGCGCTGGCGGGTGCGGGTCCCGGGCGCCGGGCGCTTCACGGCGGCCGTCGCCGACGGTGTCGTGTACCAGCCCGGCAACCGTGACCTGTTGGCGTTGGACGCCGCCACCGGCCGGGAACGGTGGTGTCTCACGTCCCGCTACCCCTTCGGCTCGTCGCCGGTGGTCGCCGACGCCACCCTGTACCTCCGCAACGGCAAACACCTGTGGGCCGTGGAAACTGGCTCAGGCCGCCTGCGGTGGAAGCGGGCGACCGACTACGCGGGAGACTCCCGGCCGACCGTCGCCGACGGCACCGTGTACCTGGCCGTCGGCGACGGAATCTGGGCCGTCGACGCGGCCACCGGCCGCAGGCGGTGGAAACAGCGGCTCAGACCCCGCTACCCACGCTCCTACGAGAAGTTCACGTCCCCCGCGGTGGCCGACGGCCGGGTCTACGTCTCCCACCCCCGTGACTCCCTCTGGGCCTTGGACGCCGCCACGGGAAGCGGACTCTGGCAGGTGAAGACCTACGCCTCGCCCCACACCGCACCGGTGGTGGCCGAAGGCACCGTATACGTCGGCGGTCACCACGGGCTTGTCGCTCTGGACGCCGTCGGCGGTGAACAGCGCTGGCAGCGGCCGTTCGGCGATCCGACGTGGTCCACGCCGGCGGTCGTCGACGGGACCGTGTACACGGGCAGCGAGGGCTGGTACCTGTGGGCGGTGGACGCGGCCACCGGGGAGGAACGCTGGAGGCACGAGACCGGAGCCGCTCGGGAGTCGTCGGCGGCCGTCGCGGAAGGAACCGTGTACATCGGCAGCGAGGACCGCTCGCTCTGGGCCGTGGACGCGGGCACCGGTGAGGAACGCTGGCGCCTGGAGACCGGCGGAGAGGTGCACGCGACGCCCGTGGTGGCGGACGGGACCGTGTACGTCGCCGGCGAGGACGATTTCCTGTACGCGGTTCACATCTGACGCCCTGCCTCCCCTTCGCCTTCCCGTAGGGACAGGACGTTCCGGAAGAAGCAGACCCGGTCGTGCGCCCCGACAACTCCTCCGTCCCGCCCGCCGCCTTCCGGATTCGGCCGACTCGGGCAGGGCCAGACCGAGTCAGGGGAGTGGCGTCCGGGTTTCGATCCCGGTTGCTGTGTAGACCCTTGACGGAGCCTGTGTGGACTGCGACGGTATGGCCCGGCATTCGCACAGAATCCAAAACTTTCCACCCTTACCCGTCACGCGTCTTTGTCATCCCCCTCGGTTGTTCGCGT
Proteins encoded:
- a CDS encoding PQQ-binding-like beta-propeller repeat protein — translated: MEREIHATPAIADGTVYAGSHDGRLWAVDAATGETHWKVRTTDPVHSTPLVSGGRVYIDSLDEHLYAVRAHRQGEAPADSHRATLARPAPTNAQGRSSSARIAGTLRWRVRVPGAGRFTAAVADGVVYQPGNRDLLALDAATGRERWCLTSRYPFGSSPVVADATLYLRNGKHLWAVETGSGRLRWKRATDYAGDSRPTVADGTVYLAVGDGIWAVDAATGRRRWKQRLRPRYPRSYEKFTSPAVADGRVYVSHPRDSLWALDAATGSGLWQVKTYASPHTAPVVAEGTVYVGGHHGLVALDAVGGEQRWQRPFGDPTWSTPAVVDGTVYTGSEGWYLWAVDAATGEERWRHETGAARESSAAVAEGTVYIGSEDRSLWAVDAGTGEERWRLETGGEVHATPVVADGTVYVAGEDDFLYAVHI